The nucleotide sequence ATCCACGGCCGCGGCGTCGGCGCCCCGGTCGCCGTCTGCCTCACCGACGTGCTCGCCGACGGCCTGTCGATGGTCTACTCGTTCTACGACCCCGAGGAGGCGAGCCGCTCCTTGGGCACCTACATGATCCTCGACCACATCCGCCGCGCCCGCGCGCTCGGCCTGCCGTATCTCTATCTCGGCTACTGGGTCGATGGCTCCCGCAAGATGGACTACAAGGCCAAGTTCAAGCCGCAGGAGCGGCTGATGCCGCAGGGCTGGATGCGGGTGGAATAGCCGGCTTGAGACGATCCTCGCCGACGACGGCCTGGGCCCGAGAGCGGTGGACGGCCCCGCTTCATGCGGTCGCCGAGACCGATGCCCGTCTTCCCCGGCGCAGGAGCGCGCCGCCATCGTCGATCGGATTGCCGCCGCTTCCCTGCGGCCGGTGACGATGGTTCACGGCTCGGGCGGTGTGTCCTGGTTGCGCGCCCTCCGCCGGCGGGGATGCCGGTTCGGCGCGGGAGCGCGTCGAGGCGAGAGCCCAGGGGCGGATGGGATCGGGAATACCGGAAGGACGTCGAGGGCCGGTCATGGCAACGAATGTCGGCCTCGCCTTTCTCGCCGGCCTCCTCTCGGTGCTCTCGCCCTGCGTCTTGCCGCTGCTGCCGCTGGTGCTCGCCGCCGCCGCCTCGGAGCACCGACTCGGTCCGGCCGCGCTGGCGGCAGGCCTTGCCCTCTCGTTCGTGGCGGTCGGCCTGTTCGTGGCGACCATCGGCTTCGCCATCGGCCTGGACACCGACGTGTTCCGAACCATCGCGGCGATCCTGCTGGCGCTGCTCGGCCTCGTGCTGCTGGTGCCGCCCGCCCAGACGCGGCTGGCCGTGGCGGCCGGTCCCGTCGGCGATTGGGCCGAGCGGCGCTTCGGCGGATTCTCGACCGCGGGTCTGACCGGCCAGTTCGGGGTCGGCCTTCTTCTCGGCGCCGTCTGGAGCCCCTGCGTCGGTCCGACCCTCGGCGCCGCCTCGCTCCTGGCCGCGCAGGGACGGGATCTCGGCCAGGTCGCGGCGACCATGCTGCTGTTCGGACTCGGTGCGGCCCTGCCGCTCGTCCTGCTCGGGACGCTGTCGCGGGAGGTGCTGCTGCGCTGGCGCGACCGGATGGTGGGGCTCGGCCGTGGCTTCAGGGCGGCGCTCGGCCTGATTCTCGTCGTGACCGGCCTGACCGTCGCTCTCGGCTACGACAGGGCGATCGAGACGGCCCTGGTGTCGGCCTCGCCCGGTTGGCTGACCCGGCTGACGACACGATTGTGAGCGGTGGCCGCGCCGCCCGGCCTCCTCCGTCGGGATAGAGCATCGTCCCGAAAGGTGGCCTCTCGGCGCGCCGGATGCCGTGTGCTCCGGCTGCCCTTGCATGGCTGGACTCCGTTTGCCGTCCGCTCCGCCCTTTTTCCGACGAAATTGTGCACAAATCGGTTGCGCGAAATTATTCTGGCCGGACGCCTCGGACATCATGCCCTCGAAGCTCTCGCAACGCGTCTCCGGTCTCGGGTTCGTCGGCCTCTCCCTCGCTCTGTGGGGAGCGGCCTGCGTGCTGTCGGGGCAGATCGTCTGGGTCTGAGCGCGTCGAGGCGCGGGCTGTCATCCGTCGGGCTGCGACGCCGCGGTGGAGAGTGTCGGCGAACGGGTCATACCAACCGGCGATGATCCCGGCTCCTCGCCGGTTGCCCGCGCGAAGGCGCGGCGGCGGGCGTCCGCCGGACGCAGGGAAGCCGGCCATCGGTCGGCTTCCCTGCAGCCTGGTATCAGACGTTCGGCCGCGTGGCGCTGTACGCTCCGATGAGGAAGCCGCCCTGCAGCGCCGAGAGATAGGCGAACAGCATCAGGACATCGACCACGGTGAGTGTCTGAACGTAGACCTTCGTGAGGATCCAGACCACCATCACGGTCAGGCTGGCGGCAGTGACGGCGCCGAGCCGGAGATAGGATCCCACGGCGAAGCCGGTCAGGATCAGAAGAGACAGGGTGAGCATGACACGCTTCCTTGGCGAGGAGAGCCGTCCCAATCCGCCATTGCGATGAGCCGTCGATCGTGCACGGCCCTCGGCGCAATGCCAAGTTGCCTTCAAGGCTATTTATGTCCAGAAGCGCGCTGAGAAAAGCGCCTCTCATGAAAACAGATCATCGAAAATTGAGAAAATTCGTCTCATCGTGCAAGGTGCGTTGATATTTATATTTGCAAGATGTCGCAGCTTGCCGTTAAGATCTGGCGCATAAGCTTCACTGTTCTTCTTGAAAGATCTTTTTCGGGGCTGCGGTGCCGGCCGGTGGACGCATGGGCAGCGGGGGCGGCGTCGCGCTTCGCCGTCCGACCGACCCGGCAACTTTATGATGCATTCAAGCAACGCATTGGATAAAATCGGCAATATCCGGAATAAGTTGCAAACCATCGATCGAATCGATGGAAATATCTGGATTTATAACAGTTACAAAACATAGATCTTGCATGAGTCATTCACTCCTTGTCATACGGCCCCGGTGATTTTGTTGTGTCTGCTTGGGTCCCTGGCCTGAGTTGAAAACGTCTCGGGGATCATGTGCGAAGATCATGCCGCTTCCGCTCGGCCAGCTCGGCGCGCGGGTTGGACCCGCTGGTAGGAAACCGGACATGGCGTCGCGAGGCGGCACGACATCCCTTCGCGATCGGGCCGCCGTGGCCGGCCGGGTCGTGCTGGCGGCGGGCGGCGGCTACGGCGTCGCCGCGCTCGCCACCGCGCTCCTGTCGCTGACCCTGCCGATGGCGCGTTCGGAGGCGGTGGCGACGGCGACGCTTCTCAGCTTCGCCGTGATGGCGGGAACCGTCGTGCTCGTCTTCGCGACCCGCACGCTCGCGCGGGCGTTCCTCACGGTCGCGGGCACGGCCCTCGTGCTCGGCGGCCTCCTCTGGCTGGCGATGCGGGGGTTCGCGCCATGAAGGGAAGCTTCCGCCGGTCCATGGCGTGGCTGCACACGTGGTCCGGCCTGATCGTCGGCTGGGTGCTGTTTTCCGTCTTCGTCACCGGAACCGCGAGCTACTACCGGGCCGACATCTCCCGCTGGATGCGTCCCGAACTCGTCCGGACCGAGCCGATGCAAGGGGCTACGCAAGGGCCGGAACTCGCCGCCGCCGCCGAGCGCGCGGTGGCCTATCTCGGCGAGCACGCGGCGGCGGCGCGGGGCTGGTTCATCGGCCTGCCGCGGCCCGACCGTCCGGTGCTGGACCTGTTCTGGCGCACCCGCCCCGGCGAGCCGCCGGGCCACGTCATGCTCGATCCGAGGACCGGCGCCGAGGCCGCCGTGCGCGACACCCGCGGCGGCGACTTCCTCTACCGCTTCCATTTCGAGCTGCACATGCCGCCGATCTGGGGGCGCTGGGTCGTCGGCATCTGCGCGATGATCATGCTGATCGCGCTGATCTCCGGCATCGTCACCCACAAGCGGATCTTCTCGGATTTCTTCACCTTCCGGCGGGACAAGGCGCCCCGGCGCAGCTTCCTCGACGCGCACAACGTCGCCGGCGTGCTGGCCCTGCCCTACCACCTGATGATCACCTATACCGGCATCGTCACCCTGGCGACGCTCTACATGCCCTGGGGCGTGACCGCCGCCTACCAGGGCAACGTCCAGGCCTTCTTCACCGAGGCCAACTGGATCACCGCGCCGCGCCCGCCCGCGGGGCGTCCCGCCGTCCCGGCGCCGGTCGGGCCGATCGTCGAGCGCGCGCTGGCTACCGTGCCGGAAACCCTGGAGCGGCTGGCGATCACGAACCATGGCGACGCCAACGCCACCGTGGTGGCGGTGTTCGAGGAGCCGCGCGGCCTTTCGCACGAGCATCCCCAGGTCGCCTTCGACGGCGTCAGCGGCGCGGTGCTGGAGGTGCGCAGCGGCGGCCTCAGGCCCGCGGCCAAGACCTTCACGGTGATGACCGGCCTGCACGAGGGGCACTTCGCCGGCACGGCCCTTCGCCTGCTGTTCTTCCTGTGCGGGCTGATGGGCTGCGCCATGGTCGCCACCGGCCTCGTGCTGTGGTCGTTCGCCCGCCTGCCGAAACCGGGCGAGGCTCCCTTCTTCGGCCTGCGGCTCGTCCAGGCCCTGAACGTCGGCAGCGTCGCCGGCCTGCCGGCGGCGGTGGCGACGTTCTTCCTCGCCAACCGGCTCCTGCCGGTCGATCTCGCCGCGCGCGGGGAGTGGGAGATCCGCGCCTTCTTCGGGGCCTGGATCGCCGTGGCCCTGGCCATGCTCCTCCGCCCGCAGCGCCGGGCCTGGTGCGAGGGGTTCGCGGCGGTGGCGGCGCTCTGCCTCGCGGTCGCGGCCGCCGACATCCTGACGATCCCCGGGCACCCCTTGCGGAGGGGAGGCGGCGACCCGCTGTTCGCGTGGTTCGACGTGGCGATGCTGATGCTGGCGAGCCTGTTCGCCGTGGCGGCCCGCACGGTGCTGCGCTACGAGGGGCCGAAGCGCGAGCGGGGCGCGAAGCCAGCGGCGGCGCCGCTTCCCGCCTCTCCCGCCCGCGCACCGGCACGGCACACGGAGCCGACCCACGCATGACGCCCGCCGTCCTCGCCGCGAATCTCGGCTTCGGTTTCGCCGCGCTCGCCGCCCTCTGCCTCAGCCTGAACCGGCACCACGCCGAGGTGTTCGATCGGCGGGCCGAGCGCGCGGCGGTGCTGCGGCTGCGCGTCTTCGGCTGGTCCGCCATCGCCGTCTCCCTCGCCGTCGCCGGGCTGTGCGAGGGCTGGCACTTCGGCGCCGTGCAGTGGATCGGCGCGCTGACCGGGGCCGGTGTCGCGCTCGTGCTGCTGCTGTCCTTCCGGCCGCGCTACGTCGCCCCGGCGGCGGTCGCCGCCCTCGTCGCGGTGGCGGTGCCGCTCGCCGTTCTCGCCGCCGCGGCCTGATGCGGGCGATCGCGCCGCTGCCGCCCCGGCAGGCCCTCGCCCGGGCGGGCGAGCGCCTCGCCGCGCACGGGTTTCGCGAGGTCGCCCGCAACGGGCGCGGCGACAGCCTCTACCTCGCCCGCGGCGACGGGCCGGAACGGCTGCGTCTCTCGAATCATGCCCGCACGCCGAAGCAGCGGCGCCTCCACCCGGAGGTGATGGCGAGCCTCGTCATCCGTGCGCCGAAGACGGAGGCGCAGGTCGCCGCGATGGTCGAGGCGGCCCTGCGCGATTTCGCGAGCGGGCTCGCCCGCCGTGTCTGAGCCTCACAGCGACGCGCGGGCGGCGCGCGTCCGGCGCCGTTCGGCCGGCATCTCGAACACGCCCGACCACAGCCCCAGGCGGCGGCCCCAGGCGCGCCGGTCCTCGGCGGCGTAAGCCGCGCCGCTCCGGTCGGCGACGGCGTAGCCGTTCCCGATCATCCAGGCGGCGAGGTCGTCCGCCCCGAGGCGGCACAGGGCGATGGCGGCGCCGTCCGCGGCCGGCCCGCGCGGCTCGCAGGTGACGCTCGCCCCGCCGATCCGCGCCGCCAGCGCTCCGGCGGCGGCCCGGCCGCAGGCATAGCCGCGCTCCTGCGCGTCGAAGCAGGTCTGGTCGAGATCCGGCGCGTCGATGCCGTGCAGCCGCAGGCGCCGCCCGCCGATGTCGAGGGTGGCGCCGTCGATCACCGTGGCCGGGCCGCTCACCGGCCGGAGGGCCATCTCGGCGGCGCGGGCCGGAAGCGCCGGAGCGCCCGCCGGCAGGGCGAGGAGCGGGACGAGGAGCACGCCCATCGGCCGGCGCTGGGGGGGGTCGTCGATCTGGTCGGCGGGGCGCTCGCCGGGCGCCGGCGGACTGGCGATGGTGCCGACGAGGCAGGCGGCGTAGATCAGCAGGATGGCGGCGGTGAGCGACATCGGGATCGACCTTGCGAGGCGGGTGACGCGCCGGCCACGGCCGGTGCGCCGACGATGCCGCCTTGTCGCCGAGAGCCTCGCGCGCCGGCCTGACGCCGCCCGTCAGCCTTCCGTCAGCCAGGATCGGGCATCTCCGTCCCGCGCCATTCCTCCGCACGCCATGTCCCGCCTCCTGTTCCGCCTGCTCCTCCTCGCACTGCCCCTGGCGCTCGGCGCGGCCTCCCCGGCCCGATCCGCCTCTGACGGCGAGCGGGCGAGGCAGGCGCTGGAGCGCGGCGAGATCCGCCCGCTCGATGCGGTGCTGGCCGCCGCCCGCGCCGCCGTGCCGGGGGACGTGGTGGCGCTCGACCTCAAGCGCGACGACGGACGCTGGCTCTACAAACTGCGCATCCTCGGCTCCGACGGGCGCCGCCGCGACGTGAAGATCGATGCCCGTTCGCTCAAGCTTCTCGACGTGGACGACGATGATTGAGGGCCGCGTGTCTGGAAGGGCGGCCCCGTGCGCATCCTCGTCGTAGAGGACGAGCCGCGCATCGCGGCCGACATCCGCGGGGGCCTGGAGCGGGCCGGCTACGTCGCCGAGATCGTCGGCGACGGCGAGGCGGCGTGGTTCCGGGCGGAGACCGAGACCTACGACGCCATGGTGCTCGATCTCGGCCTGCCGCGCCTCGACGGCCTCGGCGTCCTGCGCCGCCTGCGCGCCGCGGACGTCGCCCTGCCGGTCCTGATCCTCACCGCCCGCGACGGCTGGCGCGAGCGGGTCGAGGGGATCGACGCGGGTGCCGACGACTATCTCGTCAAGCCGTTCCGGATGGAGGAACTGGCGGCGCGGCTGCGCGCCATCCTGCGCCGCACCGCCGGGCACGCTTCAGCCGTGCTGCGAGCGGGCGCGGTCGAACTCGATACCCGCACCCGCGCGGTCTCGGTGGCGGGGCGGGAGACCGACCTCACCGCGCTGGAATACCGCCTGCTCGCCTTCCTGCTGCACCGCCAGGGGCAGGTCGTGCCGGCGGGCGAGCTGCTCGACCATCTCCATGGCAGCGACAGCGACCGCGAGGCCAACGCGCTCGAAGCCCTGCTCACCCGGCTGCGGCGCAAGCTCGGCCCCGGCATCGTCGAGACCCGCCGCGGCCACGGCTACCTCGTCCCGGCCGACACGCCCGGCGTGCCGTGAAGCGCGACTCCCTGCGCCTGCGGCTCGGGCTCGCCGCCGCGGGGCTGATCGCCCTGGCGCTGGCGCTGGCCGGCATCGGGCTGACGCTGATCCTCGACCGGGTGCTCGACGCCCGTACCGCCGACGGCCTCGACCGCACCGCCAAGTTCATCGCCGGCCAGGTCGTCCTGGCGCCGGACGGCACGCTGCGCCTGCCGAGCGAGCCGCCGGACTCGCGCTTTTCCGCGCCCTATGGCGGTCTCTACTGGCAGGTCGAGCGCCGGGATGCCGGATCGGACGGGGCTCCTCTGCGCTCGCGCTCGCTCTGGGACCGCGGCCTCGGCACGGTGCCCGACGCCGCGCAGGAGCCGGCGGTCGGCGATCTCGCCGGGCCCGACGGCGGGCGGCTCGTCGCCGTGACCCGGCGCGTCACGATCCCCGGCAACGGCGGCGCGGTGCCGCTCGCCGTCACCGTGGCCGAGGACCGCCGCGATCTGGCCCAGAGCCGCGCCACCTTCCTGCGCCTGCTGGTGCCCTCCCTCGGCGCCCTGTTCGCGGCGCTGACGCTGGCGATGTCGCTGTTCGTGCGCCGGGCATTGGCACCCTTCCGCACCTTGCAGGCGGACCTCGCCGCGGTTCATGCCGGGATGCGGGCCAGGCTCCCCGAGACCTTCCCGGAAGAGGTGCGCCCGCTGGTGGCCGACCTCAACCGCCTGCTCGACGCACAGGAGCGGGATCTGTCGCGCGCCCGGACGGGCGCCGGCGACATGGCGCACGGCCTCAAGACGCCGCTGGCGGTGCTCGACGCCCTGGCCCGCCGCACGGAGGGGCGCGATCCGGCGCTTGCCGCGGAGATCGCCGAGCAGGCCCGGGCCATGGGCCGGCAGGTGGAGCGGACGCTGGCGCGCGCGCGGGCCGCCTCGGGCGGCCTGCGGCGGCGCGCCTGCCCGGTCGTCCCGGTGATCGAGCGGATCGTCGGCGCCCTGAAGCGGCTGCCCGAGGGCGAGGCCTTGCGCTGGGAGATCGTCGTGCCGGGCGGGCTCGGGTTCCCCGGCGACGAGGGCGATCTCACCGAGATCCTGGGCAACCTCTCGGACAATGCCCGCAAATGGGCGCATCGCCGCATCGTCGTTTCGGGGCGCGAGGCGGACGGGGAGGGCTGCCTCGCGATCGAGGACGACGGGCCCGGCATGAGCGCGGCGGCGATCGCCGGCATCGCCCGAGGCCGGCGCTGGGACGAGACCCGCCCCGGGACCGGTTTCGGCATCGCCATCGCCCGGGATCTCGCGGAAGGGGCCGGGGCGCGGTTGGAATTCGGCCGTTCGAGCCTCGGTGGCCTGCGGGTGGCACTGCGCTGGCCGGTCCGGACGGCGTGACACGCTCCGCCCGTCCCGCCGCTGCCCCTCAGGCGGCGTGCCCGAGCGCTCCGAGCAGATCGGACCGGCAATAGGGTTTCGGCAGGAAGCGGCCCGCGTCCGGCAATTCGCCGCCCGTCGGCCGGATCCGGCCCGAGGTGACGACGAGCCGGATATGCGGCCAGCGCGCCCGCACCCGCGCCGCGAGCGTGAGGCCGTCCATCGAGCCCGGCATGTCGATGTCGGTGAACAGGGTGCCGAAGGCCTGCGCCCGTCCTTCCAGGAGCCGAAGGGCCGCGTCGGCGTCGGGCGCCTCGACCACCGGCAGGCCGGCATCCTCCAGCATGTCCACGGCGACCATGCGCACGAAACACTCGTCCTCGACCACGAGGATCCGGGACTCGGTGAGCGGATCGATGGGCGGATCAGGAAGCTTGGGCTGAAGGGACATCGGATCAGGGAGCAAGCTGAGCGAGGACGGGAGCGGACTGTCCTTTCTAAAGGTCGTAGCCGGAATTGGTTTCAGCGGAGCCGCAGAAGAACCGGCGAAAATTCGCAAGACCAGTTCGCGGGAGCTTTTCCCGCAGAGGCGCGCCGATCGGCCGACGGCGCGGGCCGGTGGGCACGGCTCCGAACGCGTGTTGACACGGCAAGCCTTCAGGATGCCGATCCGCCCCGTCCGCACCCTCCGCCGTCATTCCGGGGCGCCGCAGGCGAACCCGGACCCGAAGGGGCGCGCGAAGCGTGCACCCCACGACGGGCCGCGACGGTCTGCTCCGGTCGCGCGTCACGGGGGGATTTCCGGGTTTCGCCGCACGACCCCGGAATGACGGACAAGGGCAAGAGGAGCGAGGGCAAGAGGAGCGAGGGCAAGAGGAGCGAGGGCAAGAGGAGCGATGTTCAAAAGCCGTGTATCCGGGTTTGCAGCCCCGGCGGCCGGTGCCGTGCGTGTTGCCACCCCCGGGCCTTTGCATTAGGGAGCCCGGCTGACGGGTGCCGGTAGCCCGCTGCGACGCTCCCTTTCATGACGCTGCCCTCGAACCTTCCCGCCACCGTCCGTGCCGGATGCGGGATTTGCCCGTCGTGCCGTCGCCCTCGTCTCGAACGCCTGCCGCTGTCCCCTGACCCGACGACGGGCGCGGGCATCGTGGCGATGCGGCCGTCCGCCCGGACCGCCGCCTTCGAGCCCATCGTCTCGGAGATCCGCCTTGGCGTCTGAGCCGCAGGACCAAATCGGTCAAAACCGAAGCGGCGACAGGCCGCCCACGGCCGCCCCGGCCCTGCCGAAGGTCGCCACCGGCATCGCCGGCTTCGATACCATCACCTTCGGCGGCCTGCCGAAGGGGCGGCCCTCGCTGATCTGCGGCGCGGCCGGCTGCGGCAAGACGCTGTTCGCGACGACCTTCCTCGTCAACGGCGCCACCCGCTTCGACGAGCCCGGCGTGTTCGTGAGCTTCGAGGAGCGCGCCGAGGATCTCGTCGCCAACGTCGCCTCCCTCGGCTACGACCTCGACGGCCTGGTGGCGCAGGGCAAGCTCGCCATCGACCACGTGCGGGTCGAGCGCAGCGAGATCGAGGAGACCGGCGCATACGACCTCGAAGGCCTGTTCATCCGCCTCGGCTTCGCGGTGGATTCGATCGGCGCCAAGCGCGTCGTGCTCGACACCATCGAGACGCTGTTCGCGGGCTTCTCCGACGAGACGGTGCTGCGCGCCGAGCTGCGCCGCCTGTTCGGCTGGATCAAGGAGCGCGGGCTCACCGCCATCATCACCGGCGAGCGCGGCGACGGCCAGCTCACCCGCCAGGGGATGGAGGAATACGTCTCCGACTGCGTGGTGCTGCTCGACAACCGCGTCGAGGACCAGATCACGACCCGGCGCCTGCGCGTGGTGAAGTACCGCGGCTCGGCCCACGGCACCAACGAATACCCCTTCCTGATCGACGCCGAGGGCATCAGCGTCCTGCCGGTCACCTCGGCCGATCTCGACTACACGGTCGCGGAGGGCGTGGTTTCCACCGGCATCGCCGGCCTCGACGCGATGCTCGAACCCGGCGGCTTCCACCGCGGCACCAGCATCCTGATCTCGGGCGAGGCCGGCACCGGCAAGACCATGATCGTCTCCAGCATGGCCGACGCGGCCTGCCGACGGGGCGAACGCTGCATGGCCTTCGTGTTCGAGGAGAGCGGCGACCAGATCTGCCGCAATGCCCGCTCCATCGGTCTCGACCTCGCCCGCCACGTCGAGGCGGGGCTGCTGCGGTTCGAGGCGGCGCGCCCGAGCCTCTACGGCCTGGAGATGCACCTGGCGCGCATGCACCGGGACATCGACCGGTTCGCGCCCTCCCTGGTGGTGATCGATCCGCTCTCGGCGCTGCGCGGCCCGCCGGCCGAGTTGCAGGCGACGATGCTGCGCATGGTCGACATGCTCAAGAGCCGCGGCATCACCGCCGTGTTCACCAGCCTGCGCGAGGATGGCGGGCTCGACCGGGACGACACCATCGGCGTCTCCTCGCTGATGGATGCCTGGGTCAAGCTGGTCAACGTCGAGGCCGACGGCGAGCGCTCGCGCACGCTCTACGTCATCAAGGCCCGCGGCATGCGCCACTCGAACCAAGTGCGCGAATTCGTGATGTCGGGCGACGGGATCGCGCTGATCGACGCCTATATCGGTCCGGCGGGCGTGCTCACCGGCACGGCCCGGGTGGTGCGGGAGGCGGAGGAAGCCGCTGCCGCCCTGCGCCGCGAGCAGGAGAACCACCGCCGCCAGCGCGAGGCCCTGCGGCGGCGCCGGTCGCTGGAGCGGCAGATCGAGGAGTTGCGCGCCGGCCTGGAAGCCGTGGAAGAGGAAGAGGCGGTGCTCTTGAGCGAGAACGAGATGCGCGAGGCGATGCTGGCGAGCGGGCGGCGCACCCTCGCCGCTCGCCGGGGAGGCACGAAATGACCGGGTCCGAGCCGATGGACGACGGCGCCGACGGGGCGGTCGACGACGGTCATTACCACCTGCGTCTCTACGTGGCCGGACAGACCGCCAAGTCGCTCGCGGCCATGGCCAACCTCAAGCGGTTCTGCGAGGAGCACCTCGCCGGCCACTACGACATCGAGGTCATCGACCTGATGAAGAACCCGCAGCTCGCGGCCGGCGACCAGATCCTGGCGATCCCGACCCTGGTGCGGCGCCTGCCCGCACCGCTCAAGCGCATCATCGGCGACCTGTCCAACACCGAGAAGGTGCTGGTCGGCCTCGACATTCGGCCCAAGGGCGTCGCATCGAAGGTGGGCGGGCCTTGAGCGGGACGGGGGCCATGGGCGGCGGGACCGCCGGGCGCACGCATCTGCGCCTCTACGTCGCCGGCACCTCGCCGCGCTCGACCCGCACCATCGAGAGCGTGCGCCGGCTGTGCGAGGGCCGGCTCGGGGGGGCCTGCGATCTGGAGGTCGTCGACATCTACCAGCAATCCGCCCTCGCGGGCGCCGACGGCGTCGTGGCGGCACCGACCCTGGTGCGTCTCGCCCCCCTCCCCGCCCGACGCATCGCCGGCGACCTGAGCGACGAGCGGCGCATCCTCGACGGGCTCGGCCTGCAGGGATTCGTGCGGGACGATCCGCGGGAAGGGCTCCCCGCGGCCGTCGCCGGTGGCGCCGATGAGCGCTGACGCCGCCCCCGACGCCCTCGGCGAGGCGCAGGCGCGCATCCGCGAGCTCGAGACGCGGCTGGAAGAGGTCGAGGACACCCTCTCGGCGATCCGCCGGGGCGATTTCGACGCCATCGTGGTCGAGGGACCCGGCGGCGAGCGGCTGGTCTACACCCTGGAGAACGCCGACCGGCCCTATCGGGTGCTGATCGAGCAGATCCAGGAGGGCGCCTTCACCCTCGGGCCCGACGGGGCGCTGCTCTACTGCAACCGGCGGCTCGCCGAGATCCTGGGCAGCCGGCAGGAACGGCTGATCGGCCAACCGCTCGCCCGCTTCGCCGCCAACGGCCAGGGTGCGGCGCTCGCCGCCCTGGTGGCACAGGCGGCGCAGGGGCCGGCGCGCGGCGAGATCGCCCTGCGCGACGAGGCCGGCACCGAGCGGCCGGTCTACCTGTCGCTCGCCCGCCTCGACGGCGACGGCGACGCCCTGCTGCTGTGCGGCGTGCTGACCGACCTCACCGCCGAACGGCGGCGCCTGCGCGAACTCGCCGAGACCAACGAGCGCCTGCGCGCCGAGGTGGCCGAGCGCGAGCGGATCGAGGAGGCCTTGCGCCAGTCGCAGAAGATGGAGGCGGTCGGCCAGCTCACCGGCGGCGTCGCCCACGACTTCAACAACCTGCTCACCGTCATCAAGTCCTCGACCGACCTGCTGAAGCGTCCCGACCTCGCCGAGGAGCGCCGCCGCCGCTACGTCGATGCGATCTCCGACACGGTGGGACGCGCGGCCAAGCTGACGGGTCAGCTCCTCGCCTTCGCCCGGCGCCAGGCGCTCAAGCCCGAGGTGTTCGACGTGGGCCGCGGCGTCGCCGCGGTGGCCGACATGGTCGGCACGCTGACCGGCGCGCGCATCCAGGTGAAGACCCTGATCGAGCCCTGCTTCGACGCGGCGGGCGAGCCGTTCGCCTGCCTCGTGGAGGCCGATCCGAGCCAGTTCGACACGGCGCTGGTCAACATGGTGGTCAATGCCCGCGACGCCATGGACGGCGAGGGCACGCTCACCATCCGCGTCGGCCACGCCGCGCAGATCCCGGCCCTGCGCACCCATCCGGCGGTGCCCGGCGACTTCGTGGCGGTGTCGATCTCCGATACGGGGTCGGGCATCGCGCCGGCCGACCTGTCGCGGATCTTCGAGCCGTTCTTCACGACGAAGGGGGTCGGCCAGGGCACCGGACTCGGTCTCTCCCAGGTGTTCGGCTTCGCCAAGCAGTCGGGCGGCGACATCGCGGTGGAGAGCGTGCTCGGCCAGGGGACCCGTTTCACCCTGTTCCTGCCGCGGGCCAAGGTCGCGCCGACGATGCCGGAGGCCGCGGACGAGCCGGAGCCGCTCGCCCCCGGCCACGGCGCCTGCGTCCTTCTGGTCGAGGACAACCGCGAGGTCGGCGCCTTCGCCACGCAGGCGCTGGCCGAACTCGGCTACGGCACCGTCTGGGCGATGGACGGCGATCAGGCTCTGGCCGAACTCGCCCGCACGCCCGACCGGTTCGACGTGGTGTTCACCGACGTGGTGATGCCCGGCATGAACGGCGTGGAACTCGCCCGCACGATCCTGGGACGCAAGCCCGACATGCCGATCGTGCTCTCCTCCGGCTACAGCCACGTGCTGGCCGAGGATGGGCACCACGGCTTCCCGCTGCTGCACAAGCCCTACTCGGTGGAGGATCTCTCGCGCATCCTGCGCCGGGCGATCCAGCGGCGCGGCACCCGGGCCAAGTAAGGCCAACCGGCGACGATCCCGGCTCGTCGCCGGTTGGCCG is from Methylorubrum populi and encodes:
- a CDS encoding HAMP domain-containing sensor histidine kinase → MKRDSLRLRLGLAAAGLIALALALAGIGLTLILDRVLDARTADGLDRTAKFIAGQVVLAPDGTLRLPSEPPDSRFSAPYGGLYWQVERRDAGSDGAPLRSRSLWDRGLGTVPDAAQEPAVGDLAGPDGGRLVAVTRRVTIPGNGGAVPLAVTVAEDRRDLAQSRATFLRLLVPSLGALFAALTLAMSLFVRRALAPFRTLQADLAAVHAGMRARLPETFPEEVRPLVADLNRLLDAQERDLSRARTGAGDMAHGLKTPLAVLDALARRTEGRDPALAAEIAEQARAMGRQVERTLARARAASGGLRRRACPVVPVIERIVGALKRLPEGEALRWEIVVPGGLGFPGDEGDLTEILGNLSDNARKWAHRRIVVSGREADGEGCLAIEDDGPGMSAAAIAGIARGRRWDETRPGTGFGIAIARDLAEGAGARLEFGRSSLGGLRVALRWPVRTA
- a CDS encoding response regulator, coding for MSLQPKLPDPPIDPLTESRILVVEDECFVRMVAVDMLEDAGLPVVEAPDADAALRLLEGRAQAFGTLFTDIDMPGSMDGLTLAARVRARWPHIRLVVTSGRIRPTGGELPDAGRFLPKPYCRSDLLGALGHAA
- the kaiC gene encoding circadian clock protein KaiC, with protein sequence MGQNRSGDRPPTAAPALPKVATGIAGFDTITFGGLPKGRPSLICGAAGCGKTLFATTFLVNGATRFDEPGVFVSFEERAEDLVANVASLGYDLDGLVAQGKLAIDHVRVERSEIEETGAYDLEGLFIRLGFAVDSIGAKRVVLDTIETLFAGFSDETVLRAELRRLFGWIKERGLTAIITGERGDGQLTRQGMEEYVSDCVVLLDNRVEDQITTRRLRVVKYRGSAHGTNEYPFLIDAEGISVLPVTSADLDYTVAEGVVSTGIAGLDAMLEPGGFHRGTSILISGEAGTGKTMIVSSMADAACRRGERCMAFVFEESGDQICRNARSIGLDLARHVEAGLLRFEAARPSLYGLEMHLARMHRDIDRFAPSLVVIDPLSALRGPPAELQATMLRMVDMLKSRGITAVFTSLREDGGLDRDDTIGVSSLMDAWVKLVNVEADGERSRTLYVIKARGMRHSNQVREFVMSGDGIALIDAYIGPAGVLTGTARVVREAEEAAAALRREQENHRRQREALRRRRSLERQIEELRAGLEAVEEEEAVLLSENEMREAMLASGRRTLAARRGGTK
- a CDS encoding circadian clock KaiB family protein, translated to MTGSEPMDDGADGAVDDGHYHLRLYVAGQTAKSLAAMANLKRFCEEHLAGHYDIEVIDLMKNPQLAAGDQILAIPTLVRRLPAPLKRIIGDLSNTEKVLVGLDIRPKGVASKVGGP
- a CDS encoding circadian clock KaiB family protein; protein product: MGGGTAGRTHLRLYVAGTSPRSTRTIESVRRLCEGRLGGACDLEVVDIYQQSALAGADGVVAAPTLVRLAPLPARRIAGDLSDERRILDGLGLQGFVRDDPREGLPAAVAGGADER
- a CDS encoding ATP-binding protein, whose protein sequence is MSADAAPDALGEAQARIRELETRLEEVEDTLSAIRRGDFDAIVVEGPGGERLVYTLENADRPYRVLIEQIQEGAFTLGPDGALLYCNRRLAEILGSRQERLIGQPLARFAANGQGAALAALVAQAAQGPARGEIALRDEAGTERPVYLSLARLDGDGDALLLCGVLTDLTAERRRLRELAETNERLRAEVAERERIEEALRQSQKMEAVGQLTGGVAHDFNNLLTVIKSSTDLLKRPDLAEERRRRYVDAISDTVGRAAKLTGQLLAFARRQALKPEVFDVGRGVAAVADMVGTLTGARIQVKTLIEPCFDAAGEPFACLVEADPSQFDTALVNMVVNARDAMDGEGTLTIRVGHAAQIPALRTHPAVPGDFVAVSISDTGSGIAPADLSRIFEPFFTTKGVGQGTGLGLSQVFGFAKQSGGDIAVESVLGQGTRFTLFLPRAKVAPTMPEAADEPEPLAPGHGACVLLVEDNREVGAFATQALAELGYGTVWAMDGDQALAELARTPDRFDVVFTDVVMPGMNGVELARTILGRKPDMPIVLSSGYSHVLAEDGHHGFPLLHKPYSVEDLSRILRRAIQRRGTRAK